In Carya illinoinensis cultivar Pawnee chromosome 7, C.illinoinensisPawnee_v1, whole genome shotgun sequence, the following are encoded in one genomic region:
- the LOC122315925 gene encoding plant intracellular Ras-group-related LRR protein 4-like yields the protein MASSVDEVVEEIMRIHRSLPSRPGLDELEAAKALIRNLEKEDQARLDAIARQTKSPDVPEELFIVLQEMQKSLVFFHAKEQKREALRLLDLESLHSLFDDFIQRASKCLPFTTSAEGGSFYNRPKSSATTSSSSLYCTDKDPLMASKLFAKDDSYVNKAKSTFYVDGTGIGIGPIVSPTTQILYPSLKPPTTSSVQDGEKLSLIKLASLIEVSAKKGTRDLNLQNKLMDQIEWLPDSTGKLSSLITLDLSDNRIAALPDTIGGLSSLTKLDLHSNRVSELPDAIGDLLSLIYLDLSGNQLSSLPATFGRLVRLQELDLSSNRLSFLPESIGSLISIKKLNVATNDIEEIPHTVGRCTSLRELRADYNRLKALPEAVGKIGTLEVLSVRYNNIKQLPTTMSSLSNLRELDVSFNELESVPESLCLATTLVKMNIGNNFADMRSLPSSIGNLEMLEELDISNNQIRVLPGSFRMLTRLRVLRVEENPLEVPPRHIAEKGAQAVVQYMADLFEKKEKGDVKSQSVKQRKSWAQICFFSRSNKRKRNGADYVKA from the exons ATGGCATCGTCAGTAGATGAAGTGGTGGAAGAGATTATGCGAATTCACCGATCTTTGCCAAGCAGGCCGGGACTCGACGAGCTGGAGGCCGCCAAAGCCTTGATCAGAAATTTGGAGAAGGAGGACCAAGCGAGACTCGATGCCATTGCAAGACAAACAAAGAGCCCCGATGTACCCGAGGAGCTCTTCATCGTGTTACAAGAGATGCAGAAGAGCTTAGTCTTTTTCCACGCCAAAGAGCAGAAGCGGGAAGCTTTGAGACTGCTCGATCTCGAAAGCCTCCACTCTCTGTTCGACGATTTTATTCAGAGAGCTTCCAAGTGTCTGCCTTTCACTACTTCTGCTGAAGGAGGCAGTTTCTATAATAGACCCAAGTCATCTGCGACTACTTCGTCGTCGAGCTTGTACTGCACCGACAAAGATCCTTTAATGGCTTCTAAATTGTTCGCCAAAGATGACAGCTATGTGAACAAGGCTAAATCAACATTCTACGTGGACGGCACTGGGATCGGGATTGGACCCATTGTTTCGCCCACGACCCAGATATTGTATCCTTCTCTAAAACCTCCTACCACTTCTTCAG TTCAAGATGGAGAAAAACTGAGTTTGATCAAGCTtgctagtttaattgaagtgtCTGCTAAAAAGGGTACCCGAGATCTCAATCTTCAGAACAAGTTGATGGATCAAATTGAATGGCTCCCCGACTCAACTGGGAAGTTGTCGAGTTTGATCACCCTAGATTTATCTGATAATCGGATTGCGGCCCTACCAGACACCATAGGAGGCCTTTCATCCTTAACAAAACTGGATTTGCATTCAAATAGGGTCTCGGAACTCCCAGATGCTATAGGAGATCTCCTTAGCCTAATCTATCTAGACCTGAGTGGAAACCAGTTGTCATCCCTGCCTGCTACCTTTGGCAGATTGGTGCGTCTTCAGGAGCTTGATTTGAGCTCAAATCGGCTCTCGTTTCTTCCCGAGTCTATAGGATCACTCATTAGCATCAAGAAATTGAATGTAGCGACAAATGATATTGAAGAAATCCCACATACTGTTGGTCGGTGTACTTCACTTAGGGAGCTTCGAGCAGATTATAATCGACTTAAAGCTCTTCCAGAAGCTGTAGGGAAGATTGGGACTCTGGAGGTTTTGTCGGTCCGTTACAATAATATCAAACAATTACCCACAACTATGTCATCTCTCTCAAACCTGAGGGAGCTTGATGTCAGTTTCAATGAGCTCGAGTCAGTGCCTGAGAGCCTATGTTTAGCTACCACGCTTGTCAAGATGAACATAGGAAACAATTTTGCTGATATGAGATCTCTACCAAGCTCCATTGGGAACCTTGAGATGCTTGAAGAATTGGATATTAGCAATAACCAGATACGGGTTCTTCCAGGCTCTTTTAGAATGCTCACAAGACTACGTGTACTACGTGTGGAAGAAAATCCTCTGGAAGTTCCACCCAGACATATAGCTGAAAAGGGTGCACAG GCTGTTGTTCAATACATGGCTGACCTCTtcgagaaaaaggaaaaaggagatGTTAAGTCACAATCGGTTAAGCAGAGAAAGAGTTGGGCTCAGATATGCTTCTTTTCGAGGTCTAACAAAAGGAAGCGAAATGGTGCAGATTATGTGAAAGCCTGA
- the LOC122315343 gene encoding monosaccharide-sensing protein 2 codes for MCIANGGYAKCILENKDEEIPGINGVLYYSPQILEKAGVSVLLSNMGISSTSSSLLISALTTVFMLPCIALAMNLMDITGRRSLLLYTIPILILSLIALVFSSIVNKGSVFNATVSATGIVVYTSIFVMAFGVIPNILCSEIFSTRVHGLCITICSLAYWIGNIVVTYSTPLLLTSIGLAGLFGIYVIGCIISWIFIFLKVPKTKGMPLEVI; via the exons ATGTGTATAGCAAATGGTGGATATGCAAAATGCATTTTAGAGAACAAGGACGAGGAG ATTCCTGGCATAAATGGGGTTCTATACTATAGTCCTCAGATTCTAGAGAAAGCAGGTGTTTCAGTTCTTTTGTCAAATATGGGCATTAGTTCAACCTCTTCATCTCTCCTCATAAGTGCTCTTACAACGGTTTTTATGCTTCCTTGCATAGCTCTTGCAATGAACCTAATGGATATCACTGGTAGAAG gTCGCTGCTACTTTACACAATACCTATCCTAATATTGTCGCTCATTGCACTAGTGTTTAGCAGCATTGTCAATAAGGGGTCTGTTTTTAACGCAACAGTGTCTGCCACTGGCATAGTGGTCTACACCTCCATCTTTGTCATGGCTTTTGGGGTAATTCCTAACATCCTTTGCTCAGAGATCTTCTCGACTCGTGTTCATGGCCTCTGCATAACTATCTGTTCTCTCGCATATTGGATTGGAAATATCGTTGTCACGTACTCAACTCCATTGTTGCTCACCTCCATAGGCCTTGCTGGTCTCTTTGGTATCTACGTTATTGGATGCATCATTTCatggatatttattttcttgaaggTTCCTAAAACGAAAGGCATGCCTCTAGAAGTCATATGA